TGTGGGACATATATACCTACACAGCTACACCGCAACTACATGAGAGAGATGAAGGAGTGTACTTACAAAGAACCTCATGAGCACTAAATCTCTTCTTAGGATCCCGAGTAAGCATATTACGAACCAGATCCTTAGCACTATCAGAGATACTTGGCCAGGGTTCAGATTCAAAATCAAGTTTGCCTCGCAGAATCTGCCTGAAGATTCCCGCTTCAGTTTCTGCGGAGAAAACATATTCGATAACGGAAAACGTGTGAATTTGCGGAGTCAAACGAATTTGGTGCTTTGAGTGACAAATactaattctaaaaaaaatggcaTATACTTTACCTGCCCAAAATGGGGGGACACCACAAAGCAAAATGTACAGGATGACCCCTGCGCTCCACACATCAGCTTCTGGACCATAGCATTTCTGTAGTACCTCTGGTGCGACATAGTAGGGGCTCCCAACAACATCACTGAATTTGTCACCTGAGTAAATGGAAAAGAACAGCTTGCATAATCAATAAACTTGGCCCAACAGACACATAAAACATCCTTAGCCAATCTGTGTACAATTTAGAATGCAAATACCATTGTACCAAACACATAAAAATAAAATCTCATAAACCATTATGTACTACATTAATAAGAATAAAGTCTAGTGTTCAGATTCATGTTGTCAAAGCACGTTTCAGATTTATGTGAGTTACTGAAATTTCAGTAGCTATAGTGATGTTAATGTACAATAAAATTATGACACGTTTACATTATCCACTAACAACAACTGGTGTCTTGTAAACTATTAGCTATTTCAGTTACTCTCCCATTCCAAAAGGAAACTGGGAGCTTCCACATGGTTTTGATCTACTCCTACCATTCTCGTCAAATAACTATGGCAATGCCTTATCACGAACATGACAAATAGCATTCTCATTCTATTATGAACATGATAAATAGCATTCTCATTCTTTCAAAAACGAACAAAGAACGGAAAGCACTAATGCCAAGTCCAATTTGACCGTAACATGGTATAACTATCATTGTTTCAAGAAACTGACAGAGATCAATGAAACACAGCAATTATGCTAATAGTTTGCAGCAGAACTGCCAATAGCAACAATAAACAGTGATCCTCTACCTACCAAATTAAGCAATGTAAAAGCAATGAAATCAACATACCAGGCTTGTAGAACATGGAGAGCCCAAAGTCAGTGGCCTTGAGTGGGGCTTCCTCCGCGGTGCTGGCAAAGAGGAAGTTCTCTGGTTTGAGGTCCCGGTGCATGACGCCGAGCGAGTGGCACCCCTCCAGGACCCCAACTATCGTCTTGATGAGCTTGGCGGCTGCGCGCTCGCTGTAGTGACCCTTGGCAACGATGCGGTCGAATAGCTCACCACCAGCGCAGAGCTCCATGACGATGTGAACGAAGAGCGCGTCCTCATAGGCGCCGCGGATGCGGACGACGTTGGGGTGCTCGGAGAGGTGGTGCATGATCTGGATCTCACGGTAGACGTCCTCATAGTCCTCCCGGCATAGGAGCTTGCGCTTGGGGATGGACTTGCAGGCGTACTCGGCGCCGTCGGCCTTGCCCACGCACTGGTAGGTGGTGCCGAACTGCCCCTGCCCCAGCTTCTTGCCGATGCGGTAGTGGTCCCGCACGTTCGCCGTCTTGTACGGCAGCACGGACGCCGGCCGccccgacgacggcgccggcgccgtcaccGGCACCGGCTGCGGCTGCTTCGCCTTGGCATTGGCGTTCCCGCTCGGGTCCGGCTGCATTGGCGCGCCACAGGTGTGCTCCCCCCCAATCAAGAACTGTACGGAGGCCGCCGCAGCACGGAAGGAAATCTCTTCTTGTATcaagaagccgaaaaaagtgatAAATTTGGGGACACGGCGATCAAGAAACGGTCAAAGGGGAAAGAAATTCACCTCGGAAAATCCCTCGCTACAAATTTCTGCGCCTCGCCCAGGGATTTCTGCGGATTGGCGACGAAAGAACAGGGGAAGCTGGGGATCTTGGAGCGGGGAAAGCAAACGAACCCTTCCGATGAGATCGAGAGCCGAGAAACGAAGCTTTATGGGAGGTTTATGTACGACGAACCAGCaagcagaaaagaaaagaaacgagAAACAACAGCGATAAGGGGGTGAAATCTGTGCTCTCACTTTCTCAGGTGTCACATGGAGGAAGATGCAACCCTGCCAAAAGAAAAGGGGGGCGAGCTGGG
This genomic window from Setaria viridis chromosome 8, Setaria_viridis_v4.0, whole genome shotgun sequence contains:
- the LOC117866464 gene encoding calcium-dependent protein kinase 24 — its product is MQPDPSGNANAKAKQPQPVPVTAPAPSSGRPASVLPYKTANVRDHYRIGKKLGQGQFGTTYQCVGKADGAEYACKSIPKRKLLCREDYEDVYREIQIMHHLSEHPNVVRIRGAYEDALFVHIVMELCAGGELFDRIVAKGHYSERAAAKLIKTIVGVLEGCHSLGVMHRDLKPENFLFASTAEEAPLKATDFGLSMFYKPGDKFSDVVGSPYYVAPEVLQKCYGPEADVWSAGVILYILLCGVPPFWAETEAGIFRQILRGKLDFESEPWPSISDSAKDLVRNMLTRDPKKRFSAHEVLCHPWIVDDAVAPDKPIDSAVLSRLKHFSAMNKLKKMALRVIAESLSEEEIGGLKELFKMIDTDNSGTITFDELKDGLKRVGSELTENEIQALMEAADIDNSGTIDYGEFIAATLHMNKLEREENLVSAFSFFDKDGSGFITIDELSQACREFGLDDVHLEDMIKDVDQNNDGQIDYSEFTAMMRKGNAGAAGRRTMRNSLHLNLGELLNPSKT